The Cryptomeria japonica chromosome 6, Sugi_1.0, whole genome shotgun sequence genomic interval tatatgtgatcctcagGAGGTAGCTCGgtggagatagatagaggatgtATGATACACAATATTGTATGGCTATAAAGTATATGACATaagaaataaattatataataatatgataaacatGTGGAGGGTGTAGGTAATCATTTTATTAGATCACACTAATCATAATTTTAAGACTAATACTAATCCATTTTCAGTTGATGATAAAGTTGAGGATGATGATCAATACATGAAAATGATATTAGTAATATGCATGATAAACATGAGGCTAGTGATGAGAGTTGGAACTACAATTAGGCTAATTAAACAAGTATCTACCACTACTACTTTGGCATAAtaattgttaattaaataaaataagaattttaaagtttataatatatttatagatTAAATATTTATAAGATTATGGAACAAGGTTATATAAAGAGATATCCTAAGTTTAGTAAAAAATTGTACTCGGGCTTGCTTGGACTTGAAGTAAGGTGCATTACATAATTTTAGAAGAAATATTAGTATAAAAGTAGGATGATCTTACATCTATGTGAATATTATTCTTATGCACATGAGAGAAATGATTTAGGGAACCAATCTATATTCTATAAtaggtttaggtgagaaaaaaggGGCAAGGAGATATTTTCATTTATTCCTTGTTATTTGTGTAAGGACGATTTATATGATGTTAATAAGCTTTAGTATTATATATATCTCATGTATGGTTAATTTTATTAAACATAAGATATAATTAGTAGACTTATGAATTACAAATCTATATAGGGAATCAATGTTGGCTCTGTTAATCAACCATGCATATTACATGGTGTTGGTGtttgaaataagccacacccggaccaacgatggactggtccaagaggggccagtagctcagtggtagagaactctagcagtgtatggaaggtcctaggttcgagtcctagctggtccatctctcaacatggtattagagtcaggttcaggctaggagccccaagcacatgagaggtgtggcttaaggggggtatTGGTGTtgtaaataagccacacccggaccaacgatggactagtccaagaggggctagtagctcagtggtagagcactctagcagcatatggaaggtcctaggtttgagtcctagctagtccatgtctcaaccattgcacctgtagctagatacACCTCAGTAAGAGCCATCTTATCCATTGCAAAAGAAaagggatggaaagttcatcagatggatgttaagacacgATTCCTTAAtagtgagatctcagaagaagtatacctagagcaacctaaagggtttgagattcatgatgcagagtctcatgtgtgtagactcaagaaagctctctatgggcttaaacaagctcctagggcttggtatgaaagaattgatacttatctctcaaaactaggcttctctaagaatgatgtagatcctaatctctactataagcaaaaaaaaggtgatatgctaatattgattttatatgttgatgatttattaatcataggagaagatcaccttatagatcaatgcaagaaagatctttctaaagaatttgacatgaaggacttgggactccttcattacttcctatgcttggaagtatggcaaaattctgatatcattatactaaaccaaggaaagtataccttggacattttgaagagatttggaaggataaactgtagacccatgacctctccaatggaaacaaatcttcataaacttaaggaagcaacaacagagtcacaacccactgatcctactcactataggcaaatgattgggtctctgatgtatctggtaaatacaagaccagatatctgctatgcagttAATGCTTTGAGTTAGTTTATGTGTGAGCCCAAGGAGATACACCTGatagcagtaaaacacattatgagatatctacaaggtactctaaatcttggtctcaaatatgagagaaTTGATCTAGATCTACAAGGAttcatagattcagattgggctggaagtgtgactgacaggaaaagaaCCTCAGCATGCTGTTTCAGTTTAGGTtcaaccatgatatcttggatcaacaaAAAGTAGTCTTTAGTAGCACAGAGTTCCattgaggccgaatacattgcagcttccatggttGCCTGAGAagtagtatggcttaggaagttgcttgtaggaTTATTTAGTGAACCAATGAAACCTATTGTTATCCATTGTGACAACTAGAGctacataaaactttcagtaaatctggtgttccatgacagatccaagcacattgagattccataccattatgtgcgagatatggtagacaagaaTGTGATTCAGTTGGAATATATTTGTATAGGAGATCAGATATCAGATATTAATACCAAACCACTTTCTAGAGTAAAGGTTGAACACTTCAGAAAAGGCttgggtatgatagaaaggtaatttcctttgtaatctatacttacatatcaataagatgtttaatgtgtaaacttctttgtcgtgTTAGGACTTTTATGGGTTCAACCCCCTGTGTTcatttctaagaggtgacgatctctcagataatgaacacttgtatatagacattataaggtgaccaTCTTATTTAATGATCGAACCAGTTATCATGTGTGAAGTTTGacatgtcatggatgtgccatgattatgATTGTGGTAAAACATATGGAAatatgttagtgcacataccacaatgTGGATCAATTGAGAATTTAAATTATTCTCATGTGTTAATCCTTAGTATTGCTTGTTtagcaatactgatatcacgtgcttaggtgatatcataTCATCACACGGTGATGAATTTCTTGTATCACGTGGTTAGGTGATATGGTTACTTGtatcatattttttgatgatacttcatgtcatGTGTTCAGATGATATGAATCCTTGGAGAATGAGATTATAAACTATATAAGGAATATTGGTCATCAAGATAAATGTGATGCTAGACACTTTGTCTATTATTCATCTTCCCAAGCTAAGAGGGAATGTTGATACTtaatagctttggtaagataaatgattgaatgggagataaataaagtctcccattcaatcatctatgTTATCGATAGATAAATTCAGATCTCAAATGATTATTCCTTTATCTATAATttctctccttattctattacactAAATTACGTTACTCATGCAAACCAATTGAGTGCAAACTATTAGACTGATAAACCGATAATGACCGGGTCTTATTATAAACctcccgattcattatcgggttatCACTTTAATAGTCACTGAATTTATTATGATCGTGATTAATGCATTTATCGGACTAACTTATGTTATCGGGTTTAATCCAATTAATAGTGCAACTGATTAATATTGCCATAGATGATCATCAGATTGGTTATATTAATAACCAAAATGACTTCGGTTCTTTTTTTATATGTGATGACACCGATTAAATAATCGATTATGGAGGGACACGACCAAGGGGTATCTTGGTTGGTCATGTCCAAGGGACATGATCGATCAAGATACCACTTGATCGATCCCCTCCAGGATATATATACACCAATAATATGTTGTGGAGAAAATATAGAAAATATAAATGCTCTCTCTCCAcctgcaacaaagaaaagaaatcagatttattatattgagaaataacatatacttgaaaggaaaaataaccttgaatataacttgtaccttgaattaaaaattgaaatacatttacatggtatcagagctatagttaaaatgaacctgaggctgttcaattttgtggaagattcaagacaagcatatattcaacatcacatttctccaaatggctagcactatcagattcgaagatagactcgaaggaggcGATGACTTCttagcatggaagttcagaattaagatgattctaagagaaaataaagttgaatcatttgtaaacatTGAAACTatagaacctgagactgaacctgacaaagcaacttggatagagggaaatgaaaaggccatcaaaatcatagttgatggggtgaggaataatattatgcccatcataaggaaacatgaaatgaCCTACaatatgttcaaagcacttgaagatgcatttgagatatccaatgcaagtagaaccttggatttaaagagagaaataaatcatatagctatgatcaaacaagagtcagtcaatgcctacttcatgtggATATCATCCCTAAGGGATgagctagcaacccttggatatgagatccaaagcaaagaattaacactcattgctctagatgggttgcttagtatatgggaaacattcgtccaaggcatcagtgcaagggataaatTTCCAAAGTTTGAAAGGCTAAAAGAAggttgtctccaagaagaatcaaggttaaataagaaagggatcaaacaaaagtatatagatgaagatcttcaagtcctaaatacaaaatccaataagaaaagcaagaagaaacaatttAAGAAGAGGAATGGTCAtcatggcaagaacaccttcaagaaggatctTTCACAAATTCAATGTTACACATGTGACAAATCCggacactatgttgccaaatgtgcggaaagagccaaacaacaagccacatttgccaaagcaggaaaatctaaaggggaagatgactccgagaagtatgtactctacttAGCatttacaaaccaagcatcaaataaggttaactcctgggtgattgacagtggatcatccagacacattatagggtttagagaagtgctagactctatgatagaggagaatgatgaggaagtgaatATCGGAGATGACCCCACACATCCATtcagaggagttggaacctgcaccatcaaactgaagtcaagcatatcattgcaacttaaaggagtactatatatcccaggcatcaagagaaatctagtctctatgtcagcactagaggataatgggtacagagtgttggcttggccaaggaattcatctatcaagaaagataaaaccattggtcaaagaaaaggctacttgtatgagctgtgcatagagcccaacctagccctaatccatgaagctacaaatgctaatgaagtttggcatagaagactaggtcacctgaattttagagctttatcatcaatgggaaactttgtcacaggtctacctaagttaaagaaatatcattcaggggcatgcaagggatgtgccctaggtaaaaatactaagggtgtttttcaaaatagtactaggaaaacaagcaaagttttagagttagttcattctaatgtatgtggacctatgtctctACCTTCTTTAGGGGgctttttgtattatgtaatatttgttgatgactactctaggaaaacttggatctactttctgaaatgtaaagaatcaaaagagatccttaataggtttaaggaatttaaatcactaacagaaaactactcaggaaataaaattaaaaccttaagaattgacaatgggggggaatacacctcagatttatttaaatatttttgtaaaaatgttgggattaagagggagcttattataccttataatcctcaacaaaatggggtagctgagaggaaaaataggacaattgtagaagctaccaaagccatgattcttgatcagaatctaaataccaatctttTGGCAAGACCAactagcactgttgtatatatacaaaatagatgtcctcactcccatctggAAGATAAAACccttgaggaagtctttactaaaacaaagccagatatcagccaccttaggatatttgggtgcctTGTCtacattcatgtacctaaggagaaaagattaaaattagagccttctggaaaaagggaaatacttgtaggatatagtgaaaccccCAAGGCCTACATAATCTATATACCTGATTAGAGGAATATTGAACTgagtagggatgtaatatttgaagaagacagccttcaaaagagcccaaagctcaatagaacctaaagtctatatccctacccctagcatagatgaatACCCTGCTCCTGAGCTTCAACgggagagtcttgaggaaaatgaaggtgaaactcaaaacccacctagagaaaatttcaagaaaagaccactatgggccaccaaaactgtagaagaagctcaaaagtatgctactccttcaggaaccttctGAGAAAGAAAAAGGCCTAACAAATTCattagctatgttgcccttatgaatgatctttcaaaagctgaacctaacagtgtatcagatgcacttaaacatcaaatatggaaggatgccatgtctgaggaATATTAGTCCataatgaagaatgatgtttgggaaattgtttCTAGGCCAACTAGAAAATCTGTTGTTTCTTCCAAATGGcttttttaagatcaaacatgctgcagatggcactattgaaaaacacaaggccagatttgtagctagagtgttctctcaaaaggaaggaattgattatgaataaacatttgcacctgtagccagatacaCCTCGGTAAGAGCCGTTTTATCCATTGCAACAACAAAGGGATGGAAAGTTCataagatggatgttaagacaacattccttaatggtgagatctcaaaagaagtatacctagagcaacctgaagggtttgagattcatgatgtagagtctcatgtgtgtagactcaagaaagctctctatgggcttaaatagGCTCCTAGGGCTTGGCATGAGAGAATTGATACTTATctctcaaaactaggcttctctaagaatgatgaagatcctaatctctactataagaaaaacaaaggtgatatgctaatattgattttatatgttgatgatttattaatcacaagagaagatcaccttatagatcaatgcaagaaagatctttctgaagaatttgacatgaaggacttgggattccttcattacttcctaggcttGGAAGTATGGAAAAATTCTGAtagcattatactaaaccaaggaaaggaGATTTGGAATGATAAGctacagacccatgacctctccaatggaaaaaaatcttcataaacttaaggaagcagtaGCAGAGTCACAATCCACTGATCCTACTCAGTACAAgcaaatgattgggtctctgatgtatctggtaaatacaagaccaaatATCTACTATGGAGTTAATGCTTTGAGTTATTTTAtctgtgagccaaaggagatacgcCTGatagcagtaaaacacattatgagatatctacaaggtactataaatcttggtctcaaatatgagagaaTTGATTTAGGTCTTCACAGAttcatagattcagattgggctagaagtgtgactgacaagaaaagcacctcaggatgttgttttagtttaggttcagccatgatatttTGGATCAGCAAAAAGCAGTCTTCAGTAGCACAGAGTTCcactgaggccgaatacattgcagcttccatggctgcccgagaagcaatatggcttaggaagttgcttgtaggaTTATTTAGTGAACCAACAAAACCTACTCttatccattgtgacaaccagagctgcataaaactttcagtaaatccggtgttccatgatagatccaagcatattaagattccataccattatgtgtgagatgtggtagacaagaatgtGATTCAGTTGGAATAtatttgtacaggagatcagacatcatacattcttaccaaaccactttccagagtaaAGGTTGAACACTTCAGAAAAGGCTTGgctatgatagaaaggtaatttgctttgtaatctgtacttACATATCAATAAAATGTTTAATGTGTAAATTACTTTGTTGTGTTAGGACTTTTATGGGTTCAACCCCCTGTGTTCATTTCTAAGAGGTGACAatctctcagataatgaacacttgtatatagacattataaggtgacaatCTTATAATGATCAAACCAGTTGTCATGTGTGATTTCTAacatgtcatggatgtgccatgattatgattgtggtaaaacatttggaaaGATGTTAGTGTACATACCACAATGTGGATCAGTTGAGAATTTAAATTATTCTCACGTGTTAATCCTTAGTATTGCTTGTTttgcaatactgatatcatgtgcTTAGGTGATACCATATCAGCACAAGGTGATGAATTTATTgcatcacgtgtttaggtgatactccatgacacgtgtttaggtgatatggTTACTTGTATCATATGTTCTGATGATACTTCATGTCATGTGTTCAGATGATATGAATCCTCGGAGAATGAGATTATAAACTATGTAAGGAATACTAGTCATCAAGAGAAATGTGATGCTAGACACTTTGTCTATTATTCATCTTcccaagctaagagggagtgttgatacttaatagctttggtaagataaatgattgaatgggagataaatgaagtctcccattcaatcatctatctcatcgatagataaATTCAAATCTCAAATGATTATTACTTTATCTATAATTGCTCTCCTTAATCTATTACAGTAAATTATGTTGCTCATGCAAACTGGTTGAGTGCAAACTATTAGACTGATAAACCGATAATGATCGGGTCTTATTCTAACCctcccgattcattatcgggttatCACTTTAATAGTCACTGAATTTATTATGATCGGGATTAATGCATTTACCAGACTAACTTATGTTATAAGGTTTAATCTGATTACTAGTGCCACCGATTAATATTATCACCGATTAATATTACCACCGATGATCATCGGATTAGTTATATTAATAACTGAAATGACTTTGGTTCTTTTGTATATGTGATGACACCGATTAAACAATCGGTTATGGAGGGACACGACCAAGGGGTATCTTTGTCGGTCATGTCCAAgggacatgatcgatcaaggtacCACTTGATTGGTCCCCTCCATGTTATTTATACACCAATAATATGTTGTGGAgaaaacatagaaaatataaaTGCTCTCTCTCCAcctacaacaaagaaaagaaattagatttattatattgagaaataacatatacttgaaaggaaaaataaccttgaatataacttgcaccttGAGTTGAAAATTGAAATACATTTACACATGGGACTAGCATTTAAAGTGTTGTTCATCATTTATAAGATGATAAAAAAAATCTACCGTAAAAATTGATTTAAATTTTCTAAATTGTATTAATTATTCTAGAAATTactaaaataataacaaaaaattattaaaataatgaaattaataaaaaataaaaattactctaatttaaattttaatattcatatttaaaaaataaaattaattaataactatttatgaaaattttcaaataataattCATTATCCTTAAACTAAACAAATGCCACTAACATCTTATATTTAAAGAAtaataaacaaattaaaaaaatagatattATTATCTAATGATTTCCTTCGAGAATTTCTTAAAGGAAATCTAAAATTTTTGAATTCAAATTATTTTATAGTTATatctaaatatttttatttttattaaatctatttatttaagtatattaaaatataaaaaatcttattatataaaaaataagaTTGCTTGAGATGAAAGATGGTGACTATTAAAAAATTttctaaaaaaagagaaagaaacttTTTAAGATAGAAGAGGATGATATAAACAATCATTGAAAGATGGTGACTATAAAAaaatattctaataaaagaaaaaaGACTTTTTAAGATAGAAGAGGATGATATAAACAATCATTCTATATAAGTAGTAGCTTATTGTAAATTTGGTTTGGAATtttctataattttatttaaaaataaaaatatttaatcattacattaatttttgaaattatttgtaatatattttttgacAATGGCTTCTACTTCCATTCCAAATGATTGAAATTTTTGTGGAGGATGGATGAAGATAAAAGAATTTGATGTGCTGATTCCATTCTCATTCCAGTGAATAGGGCATATATTCATTGGACTTCCTGACCCAAAGTTGACTTCATTAAATCCCAACGACCTCCAATCACTCAATAGCAAATTAGCTAGGTTATTGAGAATATTTGATGGAAATTGGTCCATATTAATTGTTGATCTAAGATACTCATTATTTAGTGACATCTTTGTTTTCTATATAATGTTCATTACATATGAAAGTGGTTGGTTCATGACATCATTGATAGTAGCTTGTGCACATGCCAAAACAACAACATTTCCATAGTATCCATTTGGTAATGGGGGATTAAATGATCCTTTCACATCTACTGCAAATAAAAATTTTACACTTTGAGTAAGTGGAATTTCAAATGCTTTGGTCCTTGTTCATTCTTGcatcattccttgtttcatataTTGAATAGTCCCAGAGTGAAATATAAGAGACATTTGAATTGCTTCTTCATATATTGGAGGTTTCCATGAATGAGATGTACTCTCTATTTTTTCTTCAATCAATTTTAAGTCTTGAGCCAATAGATTTCTTGGTTTAAGAAGCTCTCTATCCGATATTGGTTTGATAAATGACTTAACATGACCCTTAGCCATCTCTCCAAGATCTATTAGAAATTTCGCAACCCCTCGTTCATCATGTACCATATGATGGAAAGTCACTTCTACAACAAAGCCTCCACATGTGAAATGGTTTACCTAAAATCGGTtagtgaaaaaaaagaaaattatattaataaagatgaaaataaataaactaaagatcgataaatcattttattttattctaaagcAATGTTTTTACCCGGAGAACCATGAGATGCACGTCCTCCAGAGCTGTATCGAAAGGGAACCTAAAAATCAGCTGCTCCAAATCTCCAAGTATCGACAGGCTCTTATCTACCAGGGTTTCCAGAAAAAGAACACCTTCTCCTGTGCACTCCACTTGAAACTTCCCATCTTCTTTCTTTCTCAGTCTCCCAGCCAGAGGATAATAATACACCAATACCTTTGATAGAGCATCTCGGATTGTATTTGCAGGATCTGGCAAAACATTTGCACAGCCCTCATACACAAGCAACATATTAACTGCCATTCTCACAACTGGCTGGTTATCAAGGTTGGAGAGATAGAGAGTGGGTCTGGGCGAAGGCAGGCATGGTTGCACAAGGCAACTCTCCACAATCTCCTCATTAAACTCTGCTAACCCTGCCTTCTCCATTGTAATGGACACCTCTTCTCTTTACTTGCCTAAAAGGATTCAGTAAGCAAATGGTGATGGTTGATATGAGGCTTGCTTGTTTAGTGTATGTATAAGCCCGGTAGAAGAGTCTAGATATGGAAAGATTTGTTTAGTGTTCACTAGGGTTTACATTAAATTCTAGAAGGTATATATTAACATTAGCAGAAACAACTGATAAAGACATTCACCTTCTTTCCAACGTGTACTTCATTACATCATTGATTAATGAGTAGTTTTAGATAACTATCGtaattgtcctcaattttcttcttctataATTCCCTTCTAGATTTTTTTGATGTTTGTTTAATATTTTATGCTATGGAAATATTTGTTTGGTGTTGACTTGAATTTACATAAAATTCCAGAAGATGTATTAACAGTAGCCGATATCTTCTGATCTGTGCATAAGACAATTTgatcatcattcacttgtcaggCTTTCTCAGGCTATCTTCTTTAAAAACGTTTTATATACATCTAAATGTAAATCTGTCCAATGAAAAATGATGTTAGGTGTGggttattaaataataaaattaattttagtaTATTGGATCAATCTAATAATTACTAGatggaatattttttattttttttggttatatGAATTATTTGTGTGTAATCAACAAATTTTTTGTTTAATAATTACATAACTAGAAATCatatcttggtgtgcaatggatatgtcaaagaggtgtgtaATGTCGGTTAGGGAAAATTATggtttcttttttgcatacatttgtgtaacACATGGGGTCAATTCGTAGgccatttagcaaatgatgtttgtGCAGGAGTGGTATCAATGAAAAAGtgatcttcaaatcaactatgcatccacttatagggatccaaacatTACTAATGAAAACCTTTGAATGAGAAAGTTGTAATGATAGTCTTATGGAAAGATATGTTAGGTGTTGACTTGGGTGACTGCAACATTAATTGAGCTCATTTAGTGTATAACAGAGATGAGATATGAAATTGCAAAGCTAATCTTATGGAAAGATTTGTTGAGTATTCACTTGGGTGACTGCAATGTTCTATCCTATTTCATCTTTACAACATTCTTTGGCATGTGTGTTTAATGTTTACACGAATATgtgtaattaataaatttattatttaggaTAATTTTAGTATATCTTCTTTAAAGTTTTTTCATATACATCTAAATGCAAGTAGATCCAATGAAAAACGATGTTAGGTGTAGATTATTAATAATAAAACTAGTTTTACTAAATTGGATCAATCTAATAATTAGTAGATAGAACAATATATATATCTTACATGAATTATTAATTTGTAATTAAGaagaaaaatgatcaaattaagatatttctctcatatatataataagTAATTGCACATTGGTGTACAATGGGTATGCTGAAGAGGTGCGAAATGTCAGTTACatatttttttgcatacatttgtgtagcaTATGAGGTTAATTAGTAGGTAATTTAGCAAATGACGTTTGTGCAATAGAGGTATCAATGGAGAAATGATCTTCAAATAAACTATGAAGCCACTTATATGGATCCAAACATGTTTGAATCAAAACTTCTAAATGAGGAAGATAGTCagacttcattttcaaaaaaatcatattatttttgcaataggaagagagggggagatggagaggtaGGGATAAAAATTCTAAGAGATAGAGTCGAGAAGAGTGAGAGAGTGAGAAAGGGGGTAAAGAGATATtgaaggagatggagatggaggagaggggtat includes:
- the LOC131072851 gene encoding 3'-N-debenzoyl-2'-deoxytaxol N-benzoyltransferase-like, coding for MEKAGLAEFNEEIVESCLVQPCLPSPRPTLYLSNLDNQPVVRMAVNMLLVYEGCANVLPDPANTIRDALSKVLVYYYPLAGRLRKKEDGKFQVECTGEGVLFLETLVDKSLSILGDLEQLIFRFPFDTALEDVHLMVLRVNHFTCGGFVVEVTFHHMVHDERGVAKFLIDLGEMAKGHVKSFIKPISDRELLKPRNLLAQDLKLIEEKIESTSHSWKPPIYEEAIQMSLIFHSGTIQYMKQGMMQE